AGCCTCTGGGGATTATCCCCAGAGGCTCACGGCTGTTCTCTCGGGTTTCCAGTCGCGTGAGCTGTGGAAACTGGGATTGCTATCTTCCATTGGACGTTCCCAGGGGTCGAGTCGCTATGATAAGATCGCAGACTGCTACATTTATTTCAGATGTAAGGAAGGATAGTTAGAGTCATGACTCTGCTGCAACAGCGCAAACAAGAAATTATTGATGCCTATCAGGTTCATGAGACCGACACTGGTTCGGCGGATGTCCAAGTTGCCATGCTCACTGAGCGCATCAATAAGCTGAGTGAACATTTGAAGACGAACAAGAAAGATCACGCTTCACGCCGGGGACTGTTGAGAATGATTGGTCTTCGCAAACGTCTCTTGGCCTACATCCAAAAGCAGGATCAAGACCGCTATCGGACGTTGATCGGTCGCCTGGGAATTCGCGGTTAGATCTCGCTTATGTCTGTTGAACCCCAACCCGAGCGGTTACCGTTTGAACCCACCCGTAACCGTCAAAAAAGCTCAAAGTCCGTTTCCCCAGCAGTCCAGCAGAAGCACCAACAGGAAGCTGCCACAACCGCATTGATCAGTGGAATTCCCCCCATTGTCAGTCAACGTATGGCAAGACGTATGGTTGTCTTTTGCGGGGTTCCCACCACCCTAGGGATGCTGACGTTTATTGGCAGCTATGTGGTCGTCAGCCAGGGCTGGTTTAAGTTGCCTCCCATTGCAGTGTTGCTGGTAAGCCTCGGGTTCTTTGGTCTGGGAGTCGTGGGTTTAACCTATGGGGTGCTCTCAGCTTCCTGGGATGAAGTGCAATCGGGGACTTATCTAGGTTGGGAAGACTTTAAGACCAATTGGGGGCGAACAGTGGCCTCTTGGCGCAGCAACAACCCCTCCGATCCGGGATAGCCAATGTTTGGAAATCATGTGGCTGACCCTTGGCGGTAATTTTTGTCAGTCGGCAGTTTATTGGATGTTCTAAGCATGATTGTGGTATTCAAAGGTGGGGCTCCTGAAGCCGAAATTTCACGAATCAATCGCGAACTCCGGGATGATTGGGGGTTGGTACCCGAAAAAATTGTTGGCAAGCACAAAGTTGTGATTGGCTTGGTCGGGGATACGGCGGACTTAGACCCCTTACAAATTCAGGAAATTAGCCCCTGGATTGAGCAGGTGTTACGAGTGGAACAGCCTTTCAAGCGCACCAGTCGGGAATATCGCCACGGTGAAGCCAGCGAAGTGGTGGTGCCAACCCTGGCTGGGGCGATTCACTTCGGTGAGCATCATCCCCTGGTGGTGGTTGCAGGTCCCTGCTCCGTTGAAAATGAAGTCATGATTGTGGAAACTGCCCGTCGGGTCAAGGCAGCGGGGGCTCAGTTTCTGCGTGGTGGCGCCTATAAACCCAGAACTTCACCCTACGCCTTCCAGGGACATGGGGAAAGTGCCCTGGGGTTACTAGCAGCCGCCCGCGAGGCGACGGGGCTGGGAATTATTACTGAAGTGATGGATACGGCGGATCTGGAAAAGGTGGCCGAGGTTGCGGATGTGGTGCAGGTGGGTGCCCGTAATATGCAAAATTTTTCCCTGCTCAAGAAGGTGGGGGCTCAGGATAAGCCAGTGCTGCTGAAACGGGGCATGGCGGCCACCATTGAGGAGTGGTTGATGGCAGCTGAGTACATTCTGGCGGCGGGCAATCCCAATGTGATTCTTTGTGAGCGGGGTATTCGCACCTTTGATCGTCAGTATGCCCGAAATACCTTGGATCTGTCTGCAATTCCAGTCCTGCGATCGCTCACCCATTTGCCAATTATGATTGATCCCAGCCATGGCACCGGACGGGCAGAGTATGTCCCGGCAATGGCCATGGCGGCGATCGCAGCGGGAGCCGATTCTTTGATGATTGAGGTTCACCCCAATCCTGCTAAAGCCCTGTCAGATGGCCCCCAATCCTTAACTCCCGAGCGGTTTGATACCTTAATGCAGGAGCTGGCTGTGATTGGAAAGGCTGTGCATCGCTGGCCCCAGACAGCAGTGGCTCTCACCTAACGGCGAGAGGGCCCCCATGGTCACCGATCGCGTTGAAATTTGCCTCCGGCCTGCTGAGGCTGAGGATTTGTCCCAAATTGTTCACTTAGATCGGTTAGCCTTTGCTCCCCTCAAATCGAATGCAGAGGTGGAACAGGAATGGTATGCCCATGGAATTAACCCGGAAGGGCGGCAGCAGTTTATTGCTGTGGATCAGCGGACGGGCTTAGGGGTTGGTACGTATACTGAGTTGCAGCTGAGTGTGTTCCTTGAAGGTCAGGAATTACCAGCCAAGGGATTTGCAGGTGTCGCCGTGGCTCTGGAACGACGGGGACAGGGAGTGGGGCGGTGGATGCTGGAGCAATCCTTGCGGGATTTGCAGCAGCAGCAAATTCCCCTAGCCATCCTCTATCCGTTTCAGCACGGTTTCTATCGTCAGTTAGGGTGGGCTTGGGTGGGGCGGGTGCATCAATACACGGTTGCCAGCCACCATTTACCCTCCTATCCAGAGCGCTGCCATATCGCCGCCTATGACCCGACTCAGCATCAGATTGCACTTACCAATGCCTATCACCACGCCGCTTGCCAGCATAATGGGTGGCTCCGACGCCAGGACTGGCAGTGGCGATCGCGCCTCAAGCCCTGTCCCGGACGGGAAATATACTGTTACCTGGAGGGTGGGCAGATTCTCGGATATGTGATTTTGCAGTATACCCTCCTCGACACCCTCTCCCAGCCAGCACTGTCCTTGGTGATTCAGGAATGGGTTGCCCTCAATGGGGATGCCTACCGGGGGATCTTAGGTTTTCTCTCGACCTTGAAGGATCAAGTCTCTACCCTTGTCTGGAATACTTACCCGGAGGATTCCTTCCCCTATCTGTTGCGGGAGCAGCGTTGTGATCCAGGGCTGCGACAGACAGTTGAGTTTTTTGGGTTGACTCACCGCTTTGGTGAAATTGGAGCTGGCTTTATGTGGCGATTGATCGATGTGGCAACAGCGTTTCGCCTGCGTCCAGTGCGGCCAGGTGATTCCTTTCTGCTGACCTTTGAAATCACCGATCCGGTGCTGGGGGATCAGACCCTCACCGCTAACTTTGCCACCGGACGAATGCATCCTGTGAGCCAGAGATCCCCAGGGGTACTCAAAACCTCGATTGCCCATCTGACCGAGATGTACTGTGGTCTGCGGCGAGCCTCGGAACTGGTTTGGACAAAGGAAGTGGAATGGACGGGCGACCCCAGCCTGTTAACCAAGCTTGATACAGCCTGGGAAGCAACGCCACCCTTTTGCTGGGATGCTTTTTAGCCTATTGGGCTGATTAGGCAGAGGAGGACAAAATCAAACCGTCAAACCCCAACCTTCGGCATTGGCAGGATCTGACGAATATGGTGCGCCACCTGATCGGGTTGCTCCACCATTGAGAGATGACCACAGTCGGCAATTTCCAGGACATTACCACCGTTGCCACGAAACAGCTGATGAAAACTGGCGAGGTGACGCACATACTTGGGTTCCATCACCGCATCCTGTAGCCCGGTAATGAAATAAACCGGCTGGGGGAGTTGGGTAACTAGGTGGGGGAGTTGATGCACTTCTGCTTCCGTTGTCGAGTCTAGTAAGGTACCCAGTGCCGCCTCCGATTGAGCGTTCACAAAGTCCTCTAGGCGTTGCTGACCCCAGGAACGATTGAGGGGATGTGCCACATTTGCCCTGGCAAATACCAGATCCAGCAGTGGCAGACTGGACAACCAGCGGGGGCGGAACTTCACCAGTTGAGCTCCTGCTGCCCGAAACCGCTCGAAGTCTTCTTTCAAATAGATGACCCCCCCCGGAATTTAAGCAGATCACCCCCTTCACCCTGGCGGGGTACTGTGCGGCCCCCCACAGGGCAATGGTGCCCCCCAGAGAGTGTCCAATCAACCACGCACTCTCAATCTTTAATTGTTGAAGGAGTCCCTCGAGATCGGCGGCGTAGCTAGCAGGGGCGTGGGGAGGCCCCCGTATCAACGCCCCTGGAGCCTGAGTAGTCTGAATCCAGGGGGGCTGCTGACATAGCCACTTCGTTGGGATGGGCACGATAGGATGAAGGTTGTTCCGCGATCGCAGCGAATTGGAATCCGGAGAAGGCCAAGGACGAATCCCCCGGTTGCGACTGACCAAAGCCCCGCAAATCATAGGAAAGGCACTGATAATCGGGAGCCAATTGCTGAATCAGCGGCTGCCAGTAGGCGCGACTCAACATCCAGCCATGAATGAACACGAGAACGTGGGGAAACCCGGTGGGAGCGGTCAGATCGTAGGTGTGGGGGACACCCCGAAGCGTAAGATTAGCCATGACACTATCCTATCTTGAAGCTTATACACTTCAGTCCCAGAAACAGATCTAGGCTTTACTGATACCGAGGGGCGATCGCTCCAAATGTAGGATTTACACCCATCATGACCCTCAACCGCTGGCAATTTTGGATCGATCGGGGCGGCACCTTTACCGATATTGTGGCGCGGCGACCAGACGGGAGGTTGGTAGTGCATAAGTTGCTCTCCGATCAACCAGAGCGCTACCACGATGCACCCCTTCAGGGAATTCGGGATCTGTTGGGACTGGCAGCAAAGACCCCGTTCCCCGCCGATCAAATTGCCGTGGTCAAAATGGGAACCACCGTTGCCACCAACGCCCTGTTAGAGCGGCGGGGCGATCGCACCCTGTTGTTGATTACCCAGGGATTTCGAGATGCCCTGCGGATTGGCTACCAGAACCGTCCTCAGATCTTTGCGCGGCAAATCATCTTGCCAGAAATGCTCTATGAACAGGTGATTGAAATTCCTGAACGCTACAGTGCCCAGGGGGAAGAGCTTTTGCCCGTGCAAATCACCGCTGACTTGGTGCAGGCGCTTCAGGCTGCCTACACCGATGGCATTCGCGCCTGCGCCATTGTCTTGTTACATGGCTATCGCTACCCTGACCATGAAGCCCAACTGGCGGATCTGGTGCGGGGAATTGGGTTTACTCAGATCTCTGTCTCTCACCAAGTCAGTCCAGTGATGAAACTGATTAGCCGGGGAGACACCACGGTGGTGGATGCCTATCTATCGCCGATTTTGCACCGCTATGTGGAACAGGTGAGTGCTGAACTGGGGCCGATTCCACTTATGCTGATGCAGTCCAATGGCGGATTAACTGCTGCGGCAGAGTTCCGAGGCAAAGATAGCATTCTTTCGGGGCCAGCCGGGGGGGATGGTCGGCGCGGTGCAAACCAGTGCGATCGCGGGAATCCGTTACATTATTAGCTTTGACATGGGGGGCACGTCTACGGATGTGGCTCATTACCGTGCGCCTTCCCTCGGGCAGGTAGGAGTGCCTGACTATGAGCGTGTCTTCCAAACGGAACTGGCGGGGGTACGGCTGCGAACCCCGATGATGGACATTCACACTGTGGCGGCGGGGGGAGGGTCGATTCTCCACTTTGATGGGGCGCGGTACCAGGTGGGCCCCGATTCTGCGGGGGCAAATCCAGGGCCTGCGTGCTATCGGCGGGGGGGGTCCGCTGACCGTGACGGACTGTAATGTCATGGTGGGTAAGTTGCACCCGGAGTTTTTCCCCCAAGTGTTTGGAGCAACCGCCGATCAACCCCTGGATCGGGCAGTCGTGGAGGCGCAGTTTCGCCAACTGACTACTCAGATTCAGACGGTAACCGGGCAGGTGCAAACGCCGGAAGAGGTTGCCCACAGTTTTCTTGCCATCGCCGTAGAAACCATGGCGATGGCGATCAAAAAAATCTCGGTGCAACGAGGCTATGACCTCAGTGAATATACCCTCTGTTGTTTTGGGGGGGCAGGGGGGCAGCACGCTTGCCTGATTGCCGATGCCCTCGGGATGCACCAGGTGTTTCTCCATCCCCTGGCAGGGGTTTTGTCAGCCTACGGTATGGGGTTGGCCGATCTACGGGTCTGGCGAGAACAGGCCGTGGAAGCCCTCTTAAGCCCTGAACTTGACACCCAGTTAACTCAGGCGGTGGCCCGGTTAGCCGAGACGGTTCAACAGGTGTTATGGCAACAGGCGGAGGAGCCAGACACCGATCTGAA
The window above is part of the Neosynechococcus sphagnicola sy1 genome. Proteins encoded here:
- the rpsO gene encoding 30S ribosomal protein S15; translated protein: MTLLQQRKQEIIDAYQVHETDTGSADVQVAMLTERINKLSEHLKTNKKDHASRRGLLRMIGLRKRLLAYIQKQDQDRYRTLIGRLGIRG
- a CDS encoding PAM68 family protein encodes the protein MSVEPQPERLPFEPTRNRQKSSKSVSPAVQQKHQQEAATTALISGIPPIVSQRMARRMVVFCGVPTTLGMLTFIGSYVVVSQGWFKLPPIAVLLVSLGFFGLGVVGLTYGVLSASWDEVQSGTYLGWEDFKTNWGRTVASWRSNNPSDPG
- the aroF gene encoding 3-deoxy-7-phosphoheptulonate synthase, producing MIVVFKGGAPEAEISRINRELRDDWGLVPEKIVGKHKVVIGLVGDTADLDPLQIQEISPWIEQVLRVEQPFKRTSREYRHGEASEVVVPTLAGAIHFGEHHPLVVVAGPCSVENEVMIVETARRVKAAGAQFLRGGAYKPRTSPYAFQGHGESALGLLAAAREATGLGIITEVMDTADLEKVAEVADVVQVGARNMQNFSLLKKVGAQDKPVLLKRGMAATIEEWLMAAEYILAAGNPNVILCERGIRTFDRQYARNTLDLSAIPVLRSLTHLPIMIDPSHGTGRAEYVPAMAMAAIAAGADSLMIEVHPNPAKALSDGPQSLTPERFDTLMQELAVIGKAVHRWPQTAVALT
- a CDS encoding GNAT family N-acetyltransferase, which encodes MVTDRVEICLRPAEAEDLSQIVHLDRLAFAPLKSNAEVEQEWYAHGINPEGRQQFIAVDQRTGLGVGTYTELQLSVFLEGQELPAKGFAGVAVALERRGQGVGRWMLEQSLRDLQQQQIPLAILYPFQHGFYRQLGWAWVGRVHQYTVASHHLPSYPERCHIAAYDPTQHQIALTNAYHHAACQHNGWLRRQDWQWRSRLKPCPGREIYCYLEGGQILGYVILQYTLLDTLSQPALSLVIQEWVALNGDAYRGILGFLSTLKDQVSTLVWNTYPEDSFPYLLREQRCDPGLRQTVEFFGLTHRFGEIGAGFMWRLIDVATAFRLRPVRPGDSFLLTFEITDPVLGDQTLTANFATGRMHPVSQRSPGVLKTSIAHLTEMYCGLRRASELVWTKEVEWTGDPSLLTKLDTAWEATPPFCWDAF
- a CDS encoding alpha/beta fold hydrolase; translation: MKEDFERFRAAGAQLVKFRPRWLSSLPLLDLVFARANVAHPLNRSWGQQRLEDFVNAQSEAALGTLLDSTTEAEVHQLPHLVTQLPQPVYFITGLQDAVMEPKYVRHLASFHQLFRGNGGNVLEIADCGHLSMVEQPDQVAHHIRQILPMPKVGV
- a CDS encoding alpha/beta fold hydrolase — translated: MANLTLRGVPHTYDLTAPTGFPHVLVFIHGWMLSRAYWQPLIQQLAPDYQCLSYDLRGFGQSQPGDSSLAFSGFQFAAIAEQPSSYRAHPNEVAMSAAPLDSDYSGSRGVDTGASPRPC
- a CDS encoding hydantoinase/oxoprolinase family protein — translated: MTLNRWQFWIDRGGTFTDIVARRPDGRLVVHKLLSDQPERYHDAPLQGIRDLLGLAAKTPFPADQIAVVKMGTTVATNALLERRGDRTLLLITQGFRDALRIGYQNRPQIFARQIILPEMLYEQVIEIPERYSAQGEELLPVQITADLVQALQAAYTDGIRACAIVLLHGYRYPDHEAQLADLVRGIGFTQISVSHQVSPVMKLISRGDTTVVDAYLSPILHRYVEQVSAELGPIPLMLMQSNGGLTAAAEFRGKDSILSGPAGGDGRRGANQCDRGNPLHY
- a CDS encoding hydantoinase/oxoprolinase family protein → MVGAVQTSAIAGIRYIISFDMGGTSTDVAHYRAPSLGQVGVPDYERVFQTELAGVRLRTPMMDIHTVAAGGGSILHFDGARYQVGPDSAGANPGPACYRRGGSADRDGL